A genomic segment from Acidimicrobiales bacterium encodes:
- a CDS encoding nuclear transport factor 2 family protein, translated as MRGSPRGVVKAGDQGGRPIRRRRYGGPITAPLPPPSPDLPGDEAAVADVVARFYAAFEARDLDTMSDLWVHDDRVSCTHPGWAALHGWAAVSASWFAIFDQSPPLQVFVTEERVHVSGDLSWVTVDENLLGAGAEDGGTTVSALKVLSREPAGWRIVAHHGSVVVGRPD; from the coding sequence ATGAGGGGTTCGCCACGGGGAGTGGTCAAGGCCGGTGACCAGGGCGGTCGCCCGATCCGACGGCGCCGCTACGGTGGCCCGATCACCGCGCCGCTGCCCCCGCCGTCCCCCGACCTCCCCGGGGACGAGGCCGCGGTGGCCGACGTGGTGGCCCGCTTCTACGCCGCCTTCGAGGCCCGGGACCTCGACACCATGTCCGACCTGTGGGTCCACGACGACCGGGTCTCGTGCACCCACCCCGGGTGGGCCGCCCTGCACGGGTGGGCGGCGGTGTCGGCGTCGTGGTTCGCCATCTTCGACCAGTCCCCCCCGCTCCAGGTCTTCGTGACCGAGGAGCGGGTCCACGTCTCCGGCGACCTGTCCTGGGTGACGGTGGACGAGAACCTCCTGGGCGCCGGGGCCGAGGACGGCGGCACCACCGTCTCGGCCCTGAAGGTCCTGAGCCGGGAGCCGGCCGGGTGGCGCATCGTCGCCCACCACGGCTCGGTGGTGGTGGGCCGCCCCGACTGA
- a CDS encoding alkyl sulfatase dimerization domain-containing protein has protein sequence MSTDLLDLSDRILAGAADIEDHHPFSPSNELAEVGEGTAFVQSFANVSALRTGDGLVLVDTGSPFAAGTIHAAVRAWDRSRLHTAVYTHGHIDHVFGTAPFEEEAAAGGDPAVTVVAHEDVDARFDRYCTCAGYNAVINQRQFQAPGLRWPTEYRRPDTTYRERMDLAVGGLDLQLHHARGETDDATWVWVPERRTVCTGDLVIWCTPNAGNPQKVQRYAADWAVALRAMAALGPELLLPGHGLPVRGADQVRAVLLDTAEVLEVLHDRTLALMNEGARLDDIVHEVRAPDELLAKPYLRPVYDDPEFVVRGVWRLYGGWYDGNPAHLKPAPDAALAAELAALAGGPAALADRALALVAAGGDADLRLAGHLAELAAQAAPEDPGVHRARAEVFGARAGAEPSLMAKGVFRWAEGESRRRAEGAPEPA, from the coding sequence ATGAGCACCGACCTGCTCGACCTGTCCGATCGCATCCTGGCCGGCGCGGCCGACATCGAGGACCACCACCCCTTCTCGCCCTCCAACGAGCTGGCCGAGGTGGGCGAGGGCACGGCCTTCGTCCAGTCCTTCGCCAACGTGTCGGCCCTGCGCACCGGCGACGGGCTGGTGCTGGTCGACACGGGCAGCCCCTTCGCCGCCGGCACCATCCACGCCGCGGTGCGGGCCTGGGACCGGTCCCGCCTCCACACCGCGGTCTACACCCACGGCCACATCGACCACGTCTTCGGCACCGCCCCCTTCGAGGAGGAGGCGGCGGCCGGCGGCGACCCGGCGGTGACCGTGGTGGCCCACGAGGACGTCGACGCCCGCTTCGACCGCTACTGCACCTGCGCCGGCTACAACGCGGTCATCAACCAGCGCCAGTTCCAGGCCCCCGGCCTGCGCTGGCCCACCGAGTACCGCCGGCCCGACACCACCTACCGGGAGCGCATGGACCTGGCCGTGGGCGGCCTCGACCTCCAGCTCCACCACGCCCGGGGCGAGACCGACGACGCCACCTGGGTGTGGGTGCCGGAGCGGCGGACGGTGTGCACCGGCGACCTGGTCATCTGGTGCACCCCCAACGCCGGCAACCCCCAGAAGGTCCAGCGCTACGCGGCCGACTGGGCCGTGGCCCTGCGGGCCATGGCCGCCCTGGGCCCCGAGCTGCTGCTGCCCGGCCACGGCCTCCCGGTGCGAGGCGCCGACCAGGTGCGGGCCGTGCTGCTCGACACGGCCGAGGTGCTGGAGGTGCTCCACGACCGGACCCTGGCCCTCATGAACGAGGGGGCCCGCCTGGACGACATCGTCCACGAGGTGCGGGCCCCCGACGAGCTGCTGGCCAAGCCCTACCTGCGCCCCGTCTACGACGACCCCGAGTTCGTGGTGCGGGGCGTGTGGCGGCTCTACGGCGGCTGGTACGACGGCAACCCGGCCCACCTCAAGCCGGCCCCCGACGCGGCTCTGGCCGCCGAGCTGGCCGCCCTGGCCGGGGGGCCGGCGGCGCTGGCCGACCGGGCCCTGGCCCTGGTGGCGGCGGGCGGCGACGCCGACCTGCGCCTGGCCGGCCACCTGGCCGAGCTGGCGGCCCAGGCCGCCCCCGAGGACCCCGGCGTCCACCGGGCCCGGGCCGAGGTGTTCGGGGCCCGGGCCGGGGCCGAGCCGTCGCTGATGGCCAAGGGCGTGTTCCGCTGGGCCGAGGGCGAGTCCCGGCGCCGGGCCGAGGGCGCGCCGGAACCGGCCTGA
- a CDS encoding TetR/AcrR family transcriptional regulator: MENGASASTGPLTATPDEGDEAPVDGRTARAQRTREAIVEACVALVETGDVRPTAPRIAEQAGVSVRSVFQHFDDLETLFAMVAERAVTGLAGLVTPVDAELPLDERIGQFVAQRAELLEALTPIRRAADVHAPFSPAIRERLQLGHDFFRAELSRVFARELDALPAARRPPVLDLLDVTTTWATWDVLRTLAHRDRDEAAAVVALGLRAALEGPG, from the coding sequence ATGGAGAACGGGGCCAGCGCCAGCACGGGCCCGCTCACGGCCACCCCTGACGAGGGTGACGAGGCCCCCGTCGACGGGCGCACGGCCCGGGCCCAGCGCACCCGCGAGGCCATCGTCGAGGCCTGCGTCGCCCTGGTCGAGACCGGTGACGTCCGGCCCACCGCGCCCCGCATCGCCGAGCAGGCCGGCGTGTCGGTCCGCTCGGTGTTCCAGCACTTCGACGACCTCGAGACGCTGTTCGCCATGGTGGCCGAGCGGGCCGTCACCGGGCTGGCCGGCCTGGTCACCCCGGTCGACGCCGAGCTGCCCCTCGACGAGCGGATCGGGCAGTTCGTGGCCCAGCGGGCCGAGCTGCTGGAGGCCCTGACCCCCATCCGCCGGGCCGCGGACGTCCACGCACCGTTCTCCCCGGCCATCCGGGAGCGACTGCAGCTCGGCCACGACTTCTTCCGGGCCGAGCTGAGCCGGGTCTTCGCCCGCGAGCTCGACGCCCTGCCCGCGGCCCGGCGCCCACCCGTCCTGGACCTGCTCGACGTGACCACCACCTGGGCCACGTGGGACGTGCTGCGCACGCTGGCCCACCGCGACCGCGACGAGGCGGCGGCGGTGGTCGCCCTCGGCCTCCGCGCCGCCCTCGAGGGACCGGGGTGA
- a CDS encoding sigma factor, which translates to MTETTVSPLGFEELYQADWRKVVALGWSLTGSRSVGEELAQDAFLDAYRRWSHVGRLEAPGAWVRRAVANRAVSHRRRLRVAASGAGAAPPPAEPPRSPTSRCPISTARW; encoded by the coding sequence ATGACGGAGACGACGGTGAGCCCCCTGGGGTTCGAGGAGCTCTACCAGGCCGACTGGCGGAAGGTGGTGGCCCTCGGGTGGTCGCTCACCGGCAGCCGGTCGGTGGGGGAGGAGCTGGCCCAGGACGCCTTCCTGGACGCCTACCGGCGCTGGTCCCACGTGGGCCGGCTCGAGGCCCCCGGGGCCTGGGTGCGGCGGGCGGTGGCCAACCGGGCGGTGTCCCACCGGCGCCGCCTCCGGGTGGCGGCCTCGGGGGCCGGGGCCGCGCCGCCGCCTGCAGAACCGCCACGCTCGCCGACCAGCCGGTGCCCGATCTCGACCGCGAGGTGGTGA
- a CDS encoding alkaline phosphatase family protein: MRTPPAAAPDPAHVATVAEALLDPALEPIVDLVVTADGEGYEARAADGRVRFRREDDGHGWRFTETLVEGRNPLGDRATDRFSPLADERATPWPTRERTSYPFAYEMVAQVFDSPAAPDVICQHTASHNWEAAGGHRGEHGSMGVVQARAPFVIAGAGVKAHGVLPRACKLVDVAPTVLALMGAAPHPEGVGLNGRRREGALLRRQDGDVLDDLIDHREAAPDHVVGFLLDGCNANVLYDMAARGEAPHVARLMAMGTTMGHGAMASAPTVTLPNHTTILTGAHPGHHGVLNNAWWDRGTGQQVITNSPATWAWSMASLSPEVETLYEAVRRTWPDSFTLAANEPCDRGADFGTFHILRDGGLPDRPPPAEELPFATERFVRPEKSYRTASRIDHTGLELTLGVWGDGYQGVTYPRPRFTWVNTSLTDAAMHHGGPYSDIAAAAVRDTDARVGEVLALVERSGAFDRTAFFLVADHGMEESDPGVTGDWGAALAATGVPLRDEAYMWIYTGTPTP, encoded by the coding sequence ATGCGCACCCCGCCCGCCGCCGCCCCCGATCCCGCCCACGTGGCCACCGTGGCCGAGGCCCTGCTGGACCCGGCGCTGGAGCCCATCGTGGACCTGGTGGTCACCGCCGACGGCGAGGGCTACGAGGCCCGGGCCGCCGACGGGCGGGTCCGGTTCCGGCGGGAGGACGACGGCCACGGCTGGCGCTTCACCGAGACCCTGGTCGAGGGGCGCAACCCGCTGGGCGACCGGGCCACCGACCGGTTCAGCCCCCTGGCCGACGAGCGGGCCACCCCCTGGCCCACCCGGGAGCGCACCAGCTACCCGTTCGCCTACGAGATGGTGGCCCAGGTCTTCGACAGCCCGGCCGCCCCGGACGTGATCTGCCAGCACACCGCCTCCCACAACTGGGAGGCCGCCGGGGGCCACCGGGGCGAGCACGGGTCGATGGGTGTGGTCCAGGCCCGGGCCCCGTTCGTCATCGCCGGGGCCGGGGTCAAGGCCCACGGGGTGCTGCCCCGGGCCTGCAAGCTGGTCGACGTGGCCCCCACGGTGCTGGCCCTCATGGGCGCCGCCCCCCACCCCGAGGGGGTCGGCCTCAACGGTCGGCGCCGGGAGGGGGCGCTGCTGCGCCGGCAGGACGGCGACGTCCTGGACGACCTCATCGACCACCGGGAGGCCGCCCCCGACCACGTGGTCGGGTTCCTGCTCGACGGCTGCAACGCCAACGTGCTCTACGACATGGCCGCCCGGGGCGAGGCCCCCCACGTGGCCCGGCTCATGGCCATGGGCACCACCATGGGCCACGGGGCCATGGCCTCGGCCCCCACCGTGACCCTCCCCAACCACACCACCATCCTCACCGGCGCCCACCCGGGCCACCACGGGGTGCTCAACAACGCCTGGTGGGACCGGGGCACCGGCCAGCAGGTCATCACCAACTCGCCGGCCACCTGGGCCTGGTCGATGGCCTCGCTGTCGCCGGAGGTGGAGACCCTCTACGAGGCGGTGCGCCGCACCTGGCCCGACAGCTTCACCCTGGCCGCCAACGAGCCCTGCGACCGGGGCGCCGACTTCGGCACCTTCCACATCCTGCGCGACGGCGGCCTGCCCGACCGGCCCCCGCCGGCCGAGGAGCTGCCCTTCGCCACCGAGCGCTTCGTCCGCCCCGAGAAGAGCTACCGGACGGCGTCGCGCATCGACCACACCGGCCTGGAGCTGACCCTGGGGGTGTGGGGCGACGGCTACCAGGGCGTGACCTACCCCCGGCCCCGCTTCACGTGGGTCAACACCAGCCTCACCGACGCGGCCATGCACCACGGCGGGCCCTACTCGGACATCGCCGCGGCGGCCGTGCGCGACACCGATGCCCGGGTCGGCGAGGTGCTGGCCCTGGTCGAGCGGTCCGGCGCCTTCGACCGCACCGCCTTCTTCCTGGTGGCCGACCACGGCATGGAGGAG